The Kineococcus radiotolerans SRS30216 = ATCC BAA-149 genomic interval AGACCTTCGACGAGCAGGGTCGGGTCGTCGGCGAGCGCCGGTTCCTGGGGTTGTTCACCTCCGTCGCCTACACCGACTCCGTCAAGCGGGTGCCGGTCGTCGCGGAGAAGGTCAACGACGTCCTGCAGCGCGCGGGCTTCGGCTCCAGCGGGCACTCCGCCAAGGACCTGCTGAGCATCCTCGAGACGTTCCCCCGCGACGAGCTGCTGCAGTCCGACGTGGGCTCGATCCTGAGCACGGCGATGGCGGTCCTGCGCCTGCAGGAACGTCGCCGGACCCGGTTGTTCCTGCGCCGCGACGACTACCGCCGGTTCATGTCGTGCCTGGTGTACCTGCCGCGCGACCGCTACACGACCCGGGTGGGGGCCCGCATCGAGGCGTCGCTGCTGGAGGCCTTCGACGGCGGGTCGGTCGAGTCGACGCTGCGGGTCTCGGAGTCGGTGCTGGCCCGGCTGCACGTCGTCGTCCGCGCCCGCGCCGGGGAGGAGCTCAGCGACGTCGACGTCTCCCGCCTGGAGGCGGACGTCGCGCGGGCGGCGCGGTCGTGGGACGACGACCTCGCCGACGCCGCCCGCGCGCAGCTCGGCGACCGCGAGGGCGCGGCCCTGGTGGCCCGCTGGGCGGGGGGCATCCCCAACGGCTACCGCGCCGCCGTCGACGTGGAGCGGGCCACGCGGGACCTCATCCGCGCCGGTGAGCTGCTGGCGGCCGGGGGCGAGGTGCCGGTCCTGGACCTGCGCGAGGACCCCGATCAGCCCCGCACGTGGCGGTTCACGAGCTACCGCACCGCCCCGGTGACCCTCAGCGCGGTCCTGCCGGTGCTCACCGACCTGGGGGTGGAGGTCACCGACGAGCGTCCGCACGTCGTCACCCGCGACGACGGGCGCACGGTGCACATCGACGACGTCGGGCTGCGGCTGCCCGTCGACGTCTGGCAGCTGGACGCCGACCCCGCGGCGGCCCGGACCCGGTTCCGCGAGGCGTTCGCGGCGGCCTGGACGGGGCGCGCGGAGAGCGACGCGCTGGCCCGGCTGGTCCTGGCGGGGCAGCTGGACTGGCGCCAGGTCGCGGTCCTGCGGGCCCTGGTGCGCTACCTGCGGCAGGTGGGGCTGGCGTACTCGCTCGACTACGTCGCGAACTGCCTGCTCGCCGACGTGGGTCTCACCCGGCTGATCGTGCGGTTGTTCGAGGCGCGGTTCGCGCCCACCCGCCCGGGTCACGAGGACGAGCGGGCCGAGCTCGTCGACGCGCTGGTGGAGGAGACCCACGGCGCTCTCGAGGGTGTCGACGGCCTCGACGCCGACCGGATCCTGCGGGCGCTGCTGTCGGTGGTGCGGGCGGTGGTGCGCACCAACGCCTACCAGTCCGGGCCCGACGGGCGCCCGCACGAGCACCTCTCCTTCAAGCTGTCGCCGCGGCTGGTGGCGGGCATGCCCGAGCCGGCCCCGCACGCGGAGGTGTGGGTGTACTCCCCGCGGGTGGAGGGCGTCCACCTGCGCTTCGGGGAGGTCGCGCGCGGCGGGTTGCGCTGGTCGGACCGCCGCGAGGACTTCCGCACCGAGGTGCTGGGGCTGGTGAAGGCGCAGATCGTGAAGAACGCCGTCATCGTCCCCACCGGGGCCAAGGGCGGTTTCGTCGCCAAGCGGCTGCCGGACCCGTCGGTGGACCGCGACGCGTGGTGGGCGGAGGGGATCGCCTCCTACCGGACGTTCATCAGCGGGTTGCTCGACATCACCGACGACCTGCGGGTCGTGGAGGACGAGCAGGGGCGCCAGGTCCGGGTCACGGTGCCGCCGGTCGACGTCGTGCGCTACGACGGCGACGACTCCTACCTCGTGGTCGCCGCCGACAAGGGCACGGCGAGCTTCTCCGACATCGCCAACGAGATCGCGGTGTCGCGGGGCTTCTGGCTGGGCGACGCGTTCGCCTCGGGCGGGTCCGTCGGCTACGACCACAAGGCGATGGGCATCACCGCGCGCGGGGCGTGGGAGAGCGTGCGCCGCCACTTCCGCGAACTGGGCCACGACACCCAGACGCAGGAGTTCACCGTCGTCGGCGTCGGGGACATGAGCGGGGACGTCTTCGGCAACGGGATGCTGCTCTCGGACCGGATCCGGCTGGTGGCGGCCTTCGACCACCGCCACGTGTTCCTCGACCCCGACCCCGACCCGGCCTCCTCGCACGCGGAACGGGCGCGGTTGTTCGCCCTGCCGCGGTCCTCGTGGGAGGACTACGACCCCTCCCTCATCTCCGCCGGCGGCGGGGTGTACCCGCGGACGGCGAAGTCGGTGCCGATCAGCCCGCAGGTCGCCCAGCGCCTCGGCCTGGGGACCGAGGTGCGGTCGATGTCGCCGGTGGAGCTGCTGCGCGCGGTCCTGGCCGCGCCGGTGGACCTGTTCTGGAACGGCGGCATCGGCACCTACGTGAAGGCGTCGACGGAGTCGCACGCCGACGTGGGGGACAAGGCCAACGACGCGATCCGCATCGACGGCCGCGACCTGCGGGTGCGGGTCGTGGGGGAGGGCGGCAACCTCGGGCTGACCCAGCGCGGGCGGATCGAGGCCGCGCTGGCGGGCGGGCCGGTGGGGGCGTCGGGGGCGCGCGCCGGGGTGAAGCTGAACACCGACGCCATCGACAACTCCGCCGGGGTGGACTGCAGCGACCACGAGGTCAACATCAAGATCCTGCTGGACCACCTGGTCTCGCGCGGTGAGCTCGAACCGGGGGACCGCAACGACACGCTGCTGCGGATGACCGACGAGGTCGGCCGGCTGGTGCTGCGCGACAACTACGAGCAGAACGTCGTCCTCAGCGTCGAGGGGGCCTTCGCCGCGGGGTTGCTGCCGGCGCACCGGAGGTTCCTGGACTCGTTGCAGCGCAACGGGGACATCGACCGGCGCCTGGAGGCGCTGCCCTCGGGACCGGAGCTGGACCGCCGCGCTCGCGACGGGGGCGGGCTGACGATGCCGGAACTGTCGGTGGTCATCGCCCACGCGAAGATCAGCCTGGGCCGGGAGGTCCTGGCCAGCGCCCTGCCGGACGAGGAGTGGGTGGCGCAGACGCTGCGGGGGTACTTCCCGGCCGAGCTGGGGCAGCGCTTCGGGGACCACCTCGCCGACCACCCGCTGCGCCGGGAGATCGCCACGACCGTCCTGGTGAACCACGTCGTGGGCACCGGCGGGCTGACGTTCGCGTTCCGGGCCGCGGAGGAGACCGGGTGCGACCTCGCCGACGTGGTGCGGGCCTTCGTCGTCGCCACCGCGGTCTTCGGCCTGCCGGAGCGCGCCGCGGCCGTGGAGGCGCTGGACGGGACCGTGGAGGCGTTCGTCCAGTCGCGGATGCGTCAGGAGCAGCAGCGGATGCTGGACCGCTCGGTGCGCTGGCTGCTGCACGCCCGCCCGGAGGGCGTCGACGTGCCCGGGGAGATCGGGCGGTTCCGGCCGGCCGTGGAGCGGCTGGCGCCGCGGATGGGGACGTTCATGCGCGGGGAGGACGCGCAGGCCGTCGCGACGGAGGCGGCCTGGTTCACCGAGCGCGGGGTGGAGGAGGCCGAGGCGCGGCGGACGGTGTCGCTGCTGGCCACGTTCCCGCTGCTGGACGTGGTGGAGGTCGCCGGCGCGTCGGGCCGGGCCGTGGAGGAGGTCGCGGCCACGTGGTACGAGCTGTCCCACCGCTACGGCATCGAGGGGATGCTGGCGGGCATCGCGGCCCTGCCCCGCACCGACCGGTGGCAGTCGCTGGCCCGCGCGGCGCTGCGCGACGACCTGTACTCCGCGCTGCGGGACCTCACCGCCGCGGTGATCGCGCACGCCGGTCCCGCGGAGGCCGTCGACCCGGTGGCCGCGGTCGAGGCGTGGGAGACCGCCCACGCCCCGGCGGTGCGCCGCGCCCGCCAGACCATGGGGGACCTCGAGGGCGAGCCGGGCGCCGGCGACCTCGCGGCGCTGTCCGTGGGGCTGCGGACGTTGCGGACGGTGCTGCGTGCGGGCTGACCGGTTCCGCGGCCGCGGCGCGACGTAGGCTCGCGGGGTGCCCACCATGTCGGACCTGCTGCGCTCGGAGACCGCCGTCGACGGTGGTGAGGCGGAGTGGTTGCGGTTGCTCGTCGGCGACTGGCAGCTGATCTCCGACCTCTCCTTCGCCGACCTCGTCCTCTGGGTGCCCTCGGCCGACCGCCAGCACTTCGTCGCCGTCGCCCACTGCCGGCCCACCACGGGCCCGACGGTCCACTACGACGACGTCGTCGGGGCGGTGCTGGAGCGGGGTCGCCGCCCGCAGGTCGACACGACCTTCGACGAGGCCCGCAGCCTGCGCGGCCGGGACCCGGAGTGGGACGACGACGTCCCGGTGCGCGAGGAGACGATCCCCGTCGTGCGCGGGGGCGTCGTCCTGGGCGTGCTGGCCCGGCACACCAACCTGGCGACCTCGCGGACGCCGAGCCGGTTGGAGCTGAACTACGTCAAGTGCGCCGACGACCTCACCCGGATGATCGCCGACGGGGACTTCCCGCAGACCGCGGCGCCCACCGGCCCGCGCCGCGGTGCGCCGAGGGTCGGGGACGGGATGCTGCGCCTGGACGCGGAGGGGGTCGTCACCTACGCGAGCCCGAACGCGCTGTCGGCGTTCCACCGGGCGGGGCTGATCGGGGAACTCGTCGGCGCGAACCTGGCCGAGATCTCCAGCTCCCTGGCCGCGAGCCACCTCCCCGTCGACGAGTCGCTACCGCTGGTCGTGACCGGTCGCGCTCCGTGGCGGACGGACCTGGAGACGGACGCCGCGACGTTGTCCATGCGGGCGATCCCGTTGACGCGCAGGGAGAACGGGACGACGACCCGGATGGCGGCGCTGCTGCTGGTGCGCGACGTCTCCGAGCTGCGCCGTCGTGAGCGGGAACTCATGACGAAGGACGCCACCATCCGCGAGGTCCACCACCGGGTGAAGAACAACCTGCAGACGGTGGCGGCGCTGCTGCGCCTGCAGGCCCGCCGGATCGTGTCGGAGGAGGGGCGGTCCGCGCTCCAGGAGGCGATGCGCCGCGTCTCGACCATCGCCACCGTGCACGAGACCCTGTCGCAGGGGATCGACGAGAACGTCGACTTCGACCAGGTGCTCGACCGCTGCCTGATGATGGCCGCCGAGGTCGCGATGGAGAACGCCGAGCGGGTCCGCACCGTGCGCGAGGGGAAGTTCGGGGAGCTGCGTCAGGAGGACGCGACGGCGCTGGCGCTGGTGCTGACGGAGCTGGTGACCAACGCCGTGGAGCACGGGTTCGGGTCCGACCGCGCGGGAACGGTCGTGGTGAAGGTGGAGCACACCGACGACGACCGGCTGGAGGTCGTCGTCAGCGACGACGGGATCGGGTTGCCCGAGGACTTCCAGGTCGGCAGCTCCGGTCTGGGGACCCAGATCGTGCGGTCGCTGGTGGCGGGGGAGCTGCGCGGGCGCATGGAGTTCGGGTCGAGCGGGTCCGGGGGCACCGAGGTGCGGCTGGACCTGCGGGTGCGGCGCGACCCGTCGCAGATCGGGAGCGTCCGCAACTGAGGCCCAGACGCCGAACAGCCCCCGACCTCGTGGATCGGGGGCTGCTGGGCGGGCTGGGGGTGAGGTCAGCTCGCGCGACGGGCGCGGGCGGCGCGCCGCTTGAGCGCGCGGCGCTCGTCCTCGCTCATGCCGCCCCAGACGCCGGCGTCCTGACCGGTCTCCAGGGCCCACTTCAAGCAGGAGTCGACGACGTCGCAACGACGGCAGACGGCCTTGGCCTCTTCGATCTGGAGGATGGCCGGACCCGTGTTCCCGATGGGGAAGAAGAGTTCGGGGTCTTCGTCGAGGCAGGCAGCGCGGTGGCGCCAGTCCATGGGGGTTCCACTCCTTCTAGCGTGTGCGGTCTCAGTACGCGCGTGTCTTCATCGCCGTGACGAGGTGGGACACGCGGGATCCCTGAGCACCGGCAACGCCGGCGGTGCCGGGACACGCGTCCCTGGTCCGCAGGAGACCAGGGGGCGACGCGTGTCGGGGATCGCGTTCGGGATCCAGAGTCACATCCCGCGGCGCTTCCCACAAGGGGTACGGCCGGGCCGTTCGTGGAGGAAGCGTGTCAGCTTCGTCACATGGACGTAACACGGATGACCCCTTCCGGTAATCCCAGATCTTCCCGCGAGCCTCGACGACACGCCGAGAGGCCGTCCCCCCGAGGGGGGGCGGGCACCGCGGGTGGGTCGTAGCGTGCTCCCGTGCCCTCCGGTCCCGTCCACCAGCCTGCGGCCCTGCCGCGCCGCTCGCCACTCCTGACCCTGATCGGGGTGCTGGTCCTCTTCGAGGCGGTCGTCCTCGTCGCCGCCGCGGCCTACCTGCTGCGCGGCCTGCTCGGCGGGGACGTGACGGCCCCGATCGCGGCCGCCGCCATGGTCGGCGCCGCCCTCGTCTTCGCCGTCGCGATCGGCTTCTGCGGCCGGGGGCTGCTGCAGCGCGCGACGTGGGCGCGCTCCCCGGTCGTGGTGTGGCAGCTGCTCCAGCTCGCCGCGGGGATCCCCGCGTTCAGCGGCGGGTCGCCGTGGATCGGCGCCGCGCTCGTGCTGCCCGCCGTGGTCGTCCTCGTCGGGCTCTTCCTGCCCTCGGTGTCGGCGCAGGTCTCGCGCTGACCCGAGTGGGACGGGGACCCGGGCTCAGCCCGCCTCGTCGCCCAGACCCTCCCGCAGCTGGGCCAGGGTGCGGGTGAGCAGGCGGGACACGTGCATCTGCGAGATGCCCACCTCGGCGGCGATCTGGGACTGGGACATGCCCCGGACGAAGCGCAGGGCCAGGATCCGCCGCTCCCGCGCCGGCAGCCCGGCCAGCAGCGGCCGCAGGGCCTCGCGGTTCTCCACGTTCTGCAGCGCGTCGTCGTCCGCCCCCAGGGAGGCCACCAGCGAGGTCGGCGACCCGGTGTCCAGCGGCAGCGTGGAGTAGGCGTTGGCCGACTCCAGGACGTCGACCACGTCCTCGGGGTCGTACCCGGTGCGCTCGGCCAGCTCGGCCACCGTCGGGGCCCGGCCCAGCTCGTGGGTGAGCGCCTCCCTCGCGTCCCCCAGGGCCCGTCCCGCCTCCTGGATGCGCCGGGGCACGCGCATGGCCCACCCGCGGTCGCGGAAGTGCCGCTTGATCTCACCGAGCATCGTCGGGACCGCGTAGGCGCCGAAGGGGACGCCCCGAGAGGGGTCGAAGCGGTCCAGGGCCTTCAGCAGACCGATCGTCGCGACCTGCACCAGGTCGTCCTGGGGTTCCCCCCGCCCCAGGAAGCGGGCGGCCAGGTGGTCGGCCAGCGGCAGGTGGCGCCGGGTCAGCTCCTCGCGCAACCGGGCCCGCTCGGGGTCCTCGGGGTCCAGCGACGCCATCCGCGAGAGCAGGGGAGCGTCCTCCACGTCGCGGGAGGAGGGCAGCACGAGAGGTGCCCCGGCCGGCTCCGCGTCGGCGGTCGCGGCGGGTGCGGGGGTCTCGGGGCCGTCGTCGGCGAGGAGGTGGTCCGGCCCGGGGGACTCCGCCGGCGGCGGCAGCGACCGGGCCTCGTCGGCTCTGCGGTGCGGGTCGATGACCCCAGGGTCGCCGGGGTCCGGGGTGCGCGCCACCGGGACGTCGCGCGCCCGCGGGCGCGGAGGCGTCCGGTTCACCCGACCCCCACGACCAGGCTCGCCCCCACCCCGCTGGTCCTGCTGTGCCGCAACACGATCCACGCCCCGGTCGAGGAGGTGCCGGTGAAGACCTCGCCCACCAGGGCCTCCAGCACGGCCCAGGCGAAGCTGGAGCGCTCGGGCAGTTCGCGCGCCGGACCGCGGACCTCCACCTCGAGGGTCCCCTCGCCCAGCCGGAACGTGGCGACGAGGTCGTCCTCGCCCGGCGCCGAGCCCAGCAGCAGCGTGCAGGCCTCGTCGACGGCGATGCGCAGGTCCTCGATCTCGTCGAGGGTCAGGTCCAGGCGGGCGGCCAGACCGGCGCTCGCGGTGCGGACCACGGTCAGGTACGCCGGGTCGGCGGGCACGCGCAGTTCCACCATGTCGGTGGTCGCGTCCGGGGCCGGTGCGCCCACCGGGTCACCGGTCGTGGGGGTCGACACGGGTCAGCGTCCTCTCGAGACCGGGTGCGGGGAGCACGCGGCAGCTTGGTAGATGCTCACGGTAGACAGTTGACCACGATGGGTCACATCCGGTCCGGGGGGGAGCCCAGGGCGTCCAGCCCCCGGCCGTCCACCCGCCAGACCGTCCAGTCCTCCTCGGGACGTGCGCCCAGCGCCCGGTAGAAGTCGTGCGCGGAGGTGTTCCAGTCCAGGACCCAGAACTCCAGCCGCCCGAACCCACGCTCGGCGCAGACCCGGCCCAGCTCGGCGAAGAACGCCCGCCCGATCCCGGCCCGCCGGTGCTGCGGGCGGACGAAGAGGTCCTCCAACCACATGCCCTGCCGCCCCAGCCAGGTCGAGAACGTCGTGTACCACAGGGCCATCCCCGCGACCTCGACGCCGTGGTCGGTCTCCACCTCGGCCAGCACGCACCCGATGCCCGTGCCCGGCGCCAGGGCCCGGGCGAAGTCGTCGGCGGTGGCCGTCGCCGCGTCCGGTTCGCGCTCGTACTCCGCCAGCTCGCGGACCAGCTCGGCGATGCTCGCCCCGTCCGCGGGACCGGCGGTGCGCAGGGTGAAGGCGGGGCTCACACGACCACGGTAGGCCAGGTCGCCGTGCCCGTCCCAGCCCCCGCGGGCTCCACTCCCGCGGTCGCCACGCGCACGCTCGTCCACCGGCCCCCGCGCACCACGAAGCCCGCCCCGACGCCCCGCCCCGGGGCCGCCACCGGTCGCCGGGAGACCACCTCGGCGGGCACGGTCCCCTCGCGCCCCAGCAGGACGGTGGTGCGGGCGCCGGTGCGCGCCAGCGCGGCCAGGCCGCGGAAGGCGCCGGCCACCTCCGCCCCGTCGCCGGCCACCACCAGCCGCACCGGCCCCCCGCGCGCGAGCGCCGCCACCAGGACGTCCTCCACCCCCGGCGGCAGCGGCCGTCCGACGTCGTCGACCAGCACCAGCCCGCCCCCCGCCAGGACCTCCCCGAGCTCCTCCGGGCGCGCCTCGCGCGCCCACGACGCCGTCCGCCCCGCCCGGGCCTCGGCCGCGGCCAGGACCCGCAGCACCGACGTGCGCCCGCTGCCGGGCGGGCCGCAGACCAGCACCGTCCCCGCGGGGTCGACGGTCACGACCTCCGCCGCGTCCCCGCCCCGTCCCAGGGGGAGTGAGGAGCCGCCCACGCCCACGACGGCGTCGACGGCGTCCCCGTCGTCGACCCGCCCGGGCAGCGGGGCCACCGCCAGGCGCGCGGGAGCCCCGGGTGCGGGGACCGGGAACGGCAGGGCCACCTGGACCTCGTGACCGCGGCCGTCGACGACGAGGAGACCCCGCCCGGGCGGGGCGTGGCGGGGGACCTCCGCCGGCCGCACCCCCAGCAGGGCCGCGTCGGTGCGGTCGGGCAGGCGCAGCAGCACCACCTGAGCGCACGCGGCCGCGACCGGGCCGGTCAGCGCCTGCCGGTCCGCGGCCACCACCACCCGGAACCCGACGCCGGAGGCCTCCCGCAGCAGGCGCAGCAGCGCCTCCGGGCCCGCGCTCGGGTCGGCCCCCGCCAGCGCCGTGGACCACGCCTCCCAGCCGTCGACCACGAGCACCACCAGGGGCGCGCCCGCCCCGGGGGCGGCCCCGAGCGCGCGGCGGCGCTCGACCTCCTCCTGCAGGCGCTGCAGGAGCCGGCCGGCCCGCCAGACCTCCGCCGCCGTCACCACCGACCCCGTGCGGCCCCGCCCGGCGAGGTCGACGAGGCCGCCGCCGGCGTCCAGCACGTGGACCTCCACCTCGGCGGCACCCGGGCCGCGCCCGGCCGCCGTCACCAGCCGGCGCAGCAGCGTCGTCCGGCCGCTGCGCACCCCGCCGACGACGAGGAGGTGCCCGCCCGCGCCGAGGTCCCAGCCGGCGACCTCCCGGCGCTGGGCGTCGGGGCGGTCCAGCAGGCCCCACGTCAGCACCGCCCCCGGACCGGCGGGCACCTCGTCGGGGGGCAGCACGCCCGGCAGCGGCGGCGACCACGGCGCGGGGGGCACCTCCCCGCCCGCGGCCGCCGCCACGACCGCGTCCACCAGCAGCGGGAGGTCGTCGACCTCCCCGGCCGCCGACCCCGCCCCCGGGGCGCGCACCCGCACCCCGCGCTCACGGGCCGGTCCCGACAGCCGGGCCACCTGGAAGGTCTCCAGCCCCTCGCTGCCGCGCCGCAGGACGGCCCGGCCGGGGGTGCGGTCGCTGAAGCCGGCCGGGGCCGGGTCGCCCACCACGTCCTCGGCGTCGACCCGGTCCTGCACCCGCAGGACGATCCGCAGGTTGGTGTTCGCCCGGATCTCCGGGCTGACCACCCCCGCCGGGCGCTGGGTCGCCAGCACGAGGTGTACCCCCAGCGACCGCCCCACGACGGCCAGGCGCACCAGGCCGTCGACGAAGTCGGGCAGTTCCTGCGACAGCACCCGGAACTCGTCCACCACCACCACGAGCCGGGGCAACCGGCCCGGGAGCAGGTCCCGCACGTCGTCCGCGCCGGCGCGGGCGAGCACCTCCTCGCG includes:
- a CDS encoding NAD-glutamate dehydrogenase encodes the protein MPASTSAPASTVRELVRAAVADRDPQWGDGLPDALRGGSAPERLLLDYFAHTAVEDLADHDPAELATAVVSHVRSGLRRAPGTTLVRVVDGVDSGAGAGRSTVEVVTDDMPFLVDSLTAALTRSGRGIHLLVHPRLAAKRDDDGVLLDLHDVGTAPPSEPAESWIRIEVDRHTGEGADGDGGLLAELRAVLDDVRAAVNGWQPMRARALQIADALQIDPPRGVAETELRVAERFLRWMADDRFTFLGYREYDLRTSGDDVVLAARSGTGLGVLADRPGRAGGRERTLSGPVRDKATEPQVLVVTKANARATVHRPAFLDYVGVKTFDEQGRVVGERRFLGLFTSVAYTDSVKRVPVVAEKVNDVLQRAGFGSSGHSAKDLLSILETFPRDELLQSDVGSILSTAMAVLRLQERRRTRLFLRRDDYRRFMSCLVYLPRDRYTTRVGARIEASLLEAFDGGSVESTLRVSESVLARLHVVVRARAGEELSDVDVSRLEADVARAARSWDDDLADAARAQLGDREGAALVARWAGGIPNGYRAAVDVERATRDLIRAGELLAAGGEVPVLDLREDPDQPRTWRFTSYRTAPVTLSAVLPVLTDLGVEVTDERPHVVTRDDGRTVHIDDVGLRLPVDVWQLDADPAAARTRFREAFAAAWTGRAESDALARLVLAGQLDWRQVAVLRALVRYLRQVGLAYSLDYVANCLLADVGLTRLIVRLFEARFAPTRPGHEDERAELVDALVEETHGALEGVDGLDADRILRALLSVVRAVVRTNAYQSGPDGRPHEHLSFKLSPRLVAGMPEPAPHAEVWVYSPRVEGVHLRFGEVARGGLRWSDRREDFRTEVLGLVKAQIVKNAVIVPTGAKGGFVAKRLPDPSVDRDAWWAEGIASYRTFISGLLDITDDLRVVEDEQGRQVRVTVPPVDVVRYDGDDSYLVVAADKGTASFSDIANEIAVSRGFWLGDAFASGGSVGYDHKAMGITARGAWESVRRHFRELGHDTQTQEFTVVGVGDMSGDVFGNGMLLSDRIRLVAAFDHRHVFLDPDPDPASSHAERARLFALPRSSWEDYDPSLISAGGGVYPRTAKSVPISPQVAQRLGLGTEVRSMSPVELLRAVLAAPVDLFWNGGIGTYVKASTESHADVGDKANDAIRIDGRDLRVRVVGEGGNLGLTQRGRIEAALAGGPVGASGARAGVKLNTDAIDNSAGVDCSDHEVNIKILLDHLVSRGELEPGDRNDTLLRMTDEVGRLVLRDNYEQNVVLSVEGAFAAGLLPAHRRFLDSLQRNGDIDRRLEALPSGPELDRRARDGGGLTMPELSVVIAHAKISLGREVLASALPDEEWVAQTLRGYFPAELGQRFGDHLADHPLRREIATTVLVNHVVGTGGLTFAFRAAEETGCDLADVVRAFVVATAVFGLPERAAAVEALDGTVEAFVQSRMRQEQQRMLDRSVRWLLHARPEGVDVPGEIGRFRPAVERLAPRMGTFMRGEDAQAVATEAAWFTERGVEEAEARRTVSLLATFPLLDVVEVAGASGRAVEEVAATWYELSHRYGIEGMLAGIAALPRTDRWQSLARAALRDDLYSALRDLTAAVIAHAGPAEAVDPVAAVEAWETAHAPAVRRARQTMGDLEGEPGAGDLAALSVGLRTLRTVLRAG
- a CDS encoding sensor histidine kinase — its product is MSDLLRSETAVDGGEAEWLRLLVGDWQLISDLSFADLVLWVPSADRQHFVAVAHCRPTTGPTVHYDDVVGAVLERGRRPQVDTTFDEARSLRGRDPEWDDDVPVREETIPVVRGGVVLGVLARHTNLATSRTPSRLELNYVKCADDLTRMIADGDFPQTAAPTGPRRGAPRVGDGMLRLDAEGVVTYASPNALSAFHRAGLIGELVGANLAEISSSLAASHLPVDESLPLVVTGRAPWRTDLETDAATLSMRAIPLTRRENGTTTRMAALLLVRDVSELRRRERELMTKDATIREVHHRVKNNLQTVAALLRLQARRIVSEEGRSALQEAMRRVSTIATVHETLSQGIDENVDFDQVLDRCLMMAAEVAMENAERVRTVREGKFGELRQEDATALALVLTELVTNAVEHGFGSDRAGTVVVKVEHTDDDRLEVVVSDDGIGLPEDFQVGSSGLGTQIVRSLVAGELRGRMEFGSSGSGGTEVRLDLRVRRDPSQIGSVRN
- a CDS encoding WhiB family transcriptional regulator; amino-acid sequence: MDWRHRAACLDEDPELFFPIGNTGPAILQIEEAKAVCRRCDVVDSCLKWALETGQDAGVWGGMSEDERRALKRRAARARRAS
- a CDS encoding RNA polymerase sigma factor SigF: MNRTPPRPRARDVPVARTPDPGDPGVIDPHRRADEARSLPPPAESPGPDHLLADDGPETPAPAATADAEPAGAPLVLPSSRDVEDAPLLSRMASLDPEDPERARLREELTRRHLPLADHLAARFLGRGEPQDDLVQVATIGLLKALDRFDPSRGVPFGAYAVPTMLGEIKRHFRDRGWAMRVPRRIQEAGRALGDAREALTHELGRAPTVAELAERTGYDPEDVVDVLESANAYSTLPLDTGSPTSLVASLGADDDALQNVENREALRPLLAGLPARERRILALRFVRGMSQSQIAAEVGISQMHVSRLLTRTLAQLREGLGDEAG
- a CDS encoding ATP-binding protein encodes the protein MVELRVPADPAYLTVVRTASAGLAARLDLTLDEIEDLRIAVDEACTLLLGSAPGEDDLVATFRLGEGTLEVEVRGPARELPERSSFAWAVLEALVGEVFTGTSSTGAWIVLRHSRTSGVGASLVVGVG
- a CDS encoding GNAT family N-acetyltransferase, producing the protein MSPAFTLRTAGPADGASIAELVRELAEYEREPDAATATADDFARALAPGTGIGCVLAEVETDHGVEVAGMALWYTTFSTWLGRQGMWLEDLFVRPQHRRAGIGRAFFAELGRVCAERGFGRLEFWVLDWNTSAHDFYRALGARPEEDWTVWRVDGRGLDALGSPPDRM